A genomic stretch from Candidatus Neomarinimicrobiota bacterium includes:
- the hisS gene encoding histidine--tRNA ligase yields the protein MPEKVQRVKGVNDILPLEARSWQILEAVIQSVMKRYAYGEIRPPVFEKTELFARGVGEDTDIVSKEMYTFSDMSKSSLTLRPELTAGVVRSYIQNNMQQISPVQKLWYEGPLFRQERPQKGRYRQFWQFGAEAIGSSNPEQDVEMIVLFYTILKELRIADSVTLKINSVGDSESRSSYRNALQEFLRPHLKDLSETSQHRFESNPLRILDSKAPQDKELVQNAPKIRDWLNESSSTHYDQVLNMLKTLNIPYTQDDLLVRGLDYYTHTIFEFTSDALGAQDAICGGGRYNDLVKELGGSDMPAIGWASGIERLLLVVDAINPMNTDPTLDLYLVVLGDELRTKAPELIRDWRDQGLSCDSDALRRSMKAQMREANRQGAKYVAILGTDEYSQGVVQLKDFKSGEQKPVIFDQVAELIINSLTKQIEDS from the coding sequence ATGCCCGAAAAAGTACAACGTGTTAAAGGTGTCAATGATATTCTCCCGCTGGAGGCCAGGTCATGGCAAATTCTGGAAGCCGTGATCCAGAGCGTGATGAAACGCTATGCCTATGGTGAGATCAGACCCCCGGTTTTTGAGAAAACAGAACTCTTTGCCCGCGGCGTTGGCGAAGATACTGATATTGTATCCAAGGAAATGTACACTTTCAGTGATATGAGCAAATCCTCATTGACCCTCCGTCCCGAGCTTACTGCTGGAGTGGTCCGCAGCTATATCCAGAATAATATGCAGCAGATTTCGCCCGTGCAGAAGCTGTGGTACGAAGGCCCCTTATTTCGTCAGGAACGCCCTCAGAAAGGGCGCTATCGTCAATTTTGGCAATTTGGAGCTGAAGCCATCGGATCCTCCAATCCTGAGCAGGATGTGGAGATGATCGTTCTGTTCTATACCATTCTTAAGGAACTGAGGATCGCAGATTCAGTAACATTGAAGATCAATAGCGTGGGTGATAGCGAGAGCCGGTCCAGCTACCGTAATGCACTGCAGGAATTTCTGAGACCTCACTTGAAGGATCTTTCAGAGACCAGTCAACATCGCTTTGAATCCAACCCGTTAAGGATCTTGGACAGCAAGGCTCCTCAGGATAAAGAGCTGGTGCAAAACGCTCCCAAGATCCGTGATTGGCTGAACGAATCCTCTTCAACCCATTATGATCAAGTGCTGAACATGTTGAAGACACTTAATATTCCTTATACTCAAGATGATCTATTGGTACGTGGTCTGGATTACTACACCCATACTATTTTCGAATTCACCAGTGATGCTCTGGGTGCTCAGGATGCTATTTGTGGTGGGGGACGCTATAACGACCTGGTTAAAGAATTGGGGGGGAGTGATATGCCTGCCATTGGCTGGGCTTCCGGGATTGAGCGACTACTTCTGGTTGTTGATGCCATTAACCCCATGAACACTGACCCCACACTGGACCTCTACCTGGTTGTACTTGGTGATGAACTCCGCACCAAGGCACCTGAACTGATTCGGGATTGGCGGGATCAGGGACTATCCTGTGATTCTGATGCGCTGCGACGCAGTATGAAAGCCCAGATGCGCGAAGCCAACCGGCAGGGCGCTAAATACGTGGCTATTCTAGGTACCGATGAATACTCACAGGGTGTGGTTCAACTAAAGGATTTTAAATCCGGAGAGCAAAAACCGGTGATTTTTGATCAGGTAGCTGAACTGATAATAAATAGTCTTACTAAACAGATAGAAGACTCTTGA
- a CDS encoding RNA methyltransferase: MSDQPHLLTKAQVTRYRGLKQGRNRKQEGLFLLEGVRLCEEAFRSNLKLETCIIRKNFDKLTIPNELVTYEATNTQLEQISDSKNPQGIVCIARIPDKRSLPSPEPGKILLVLDRLADPGNMGTIFRSALWFGVSHILLGPDCVDPYSPKVVRASMGDLASLKLHSSDDLKISAEAWKEAAGQVAALHMSGSPLDAYRPQQGLFLIVGSEAHGVAQELLDSATSLSIMKIGVGESLNAAMATGIALYELTRTS; this comes from the coding sequence ATGTCTGACCAACCTCATCTCTTAACCAAGGCTCAGGTAACCCGCTATCGGGGGTTGAAACAAGGGCGGAATCGAAAACAGGAAGGTTTGTTCCTGTTAGAGGGCGTTCGACTTTGCGAAGAAGCGTTCAGATCCAATTTGAAATTGGAAACCTGCATTATTAGGAAAAACTTTGATAAATTAACCATCCCAAACGAACTCGTCACCTACGAAGCGACTAATACCCAGCTTGAACAAATCAGCGACAGCAAAAACCCCCAGGGAATTGTCTGTATTGCCAGAATACCCGACAAAAGATCCTTACCAAGCCCAGAACCCGGCAAAATCCTGTTGGTCTTGGATCGCCTGGCCGATCCCGGAAATATGGGAACTATTTTTCGCAGTGCTTTATGGTTTGGTGTATCCCATATCCTGCTTGGGCCAGATTGCGTAGATCCATATAGTCCCAAAGTTGTCCGCGCCAGCATGGGTGATCTTGCCTCGCTGAAACTACACAGTAGTGATGATCTCAAAATAAGCGCGGAAGCATGGAAAGAAGCCGCTGGTCAAGTAGCCGCTTTGCACATGTCAGGTTCTCCTCTGGATGCCTATCGACCACAACAGGGACTCTTTCTCATTGTTGGCTCAGAAGCTCATGGGGTTGCTCAAGAACTGCTGGATAGCGCCACTTCTCTCTCGATCATGAAAATCGGCGTTGGGGAATCTCTGAATGCCGCCATGGCAACCGGAATAGCCCTATACGAATTAACCAGGACGTCGTGA
- a CDS encoding C25 family cysteine peptidase — MFFNRHLKLIILVLLLAASALQAKNQWLGFQNQSSSSPAVVTHIDNLSGTELDFQLSGYYRSEVEIEGSSYLLISAPEMTPLLKTGAPDLPKYYRSIIIPDNAQMQLSVEVLEYHDITVEKLVPSKGNLTRALNPASVPFEFGEEYQQDAFYPEQIASLSAPYVMRDLRGAVIQIHPFRYNPIAGILRIYTHLRLNVETVGLARQAIKTKFTTTLDRGFLPVYENHFINYASNTVLYDLPVETGNLFIIAADNYYNATLPLVNWKRTRGLATEIIRVSEIGNNASSIKDAIQTRYDSDAGLTFLLIVGDAPDVAPAIGTSGAASGAASDPTYALLDGGNGDQYPDIFVGRLSANTITQVETQVAKIIDYEANPDPTGDWYQKAMGIASNQGAGQGDDGEADNVHMDNIRTDLLGYGYDPVDQIYDPSASSAQVTSGVNDGRSLINYVGHGSTSSWSTTGFSSSQVNSLNNTGKLPVIVSVACVNGNFQSTTCFAEAWLRAGSANDQKGAVAFYGSSINQDWAPPMSAQDEFVDLLIADDPLTIGALMFSGSALMIDEYGSSGFAMYATWHIFGDPSMPLRTQTPQPFTN, encoded by the coding sequence ATGTTTTTCAACCGACATTTGAAGCTTATTATACTTGTGCTGCTGTTGGCCGCGAGTGCTCTACAGGCCAAAAACCAATGGCTCGGATTTCAAAATCAATCCTCAAGCAGTCCGGCGGTTGTGACTCATATTGATAATCTATCCGGGACTGAACTGGATTTCCAATTATCTGGCTATTACCGAAGCGAGGTGGAGATCGAGGGAAGTTCCTACCTGTTGATCTCTGCTCCTGAGATGACACCCCTCCTGAAAACCGGTGCCCCTGATCTGCCTAAATACTACCGCAGTATTATTATTCCCGATAATGCCCAGATGCAGCTCAGTGTTGAGGTTTTGGAATATCATGACATCACTGTAGAAAAACTGGTTCCCTCCAAAGGCAATCTTACCAGAGCACTCAATCCAGCTTCAGTTCCCTTTGAATTCGGAGAAGAATACCAACAAGATGCGTTTTACCCGGAACAGATCGCCTCATTGAGTGCTCCCTACGTCATGCGTGACCTAAGGGGCGCAGTGATCCAAATTCACCCTTTTCGATATAATCCGATAGCTGGAATTCTAAGAATTTATACCCACTTGCGCTTAAATGTTGAGACCGTTGGGCTTGCCCGCCAGGCTATCAAAACCAAATTCACGACGACTCTGGATCGTGGGTTCCTGCCTGTATATGAAAATCATTTTATCAATTACGCATCTAACACAGTTCTTTATGACCTGCCGGTGGAAACCGGCAATCTCTTCATTATCGCTGCTGATAATTATTATAACGCAACCTTGCCCCTGGTGAATTGGAAACGTACCCGCGGCTTAGCAACTGAGATTATACGTGTTTCTGAGATCGGCAATAATGCCTCATCTATCAAGGATGCCATCCAAACTCGCTATGATTCAGATGCAGGGCTTACTTTTCTCCTCATCGTTGGAGATGCTCCCGATGTCGCGCCAGCTATTGGAACCTCCGGAGCAGCCTCTGGAGCTGCTTCCGATCCTACTTACGCTCTGCTGGACGGTGGTAACGGGGATCAGTATCCTGATATTTTTGTAGGACGCCTATCAGCCAACACTATTACCCAGGTTGAAACCCAGGTAGCCAAGATCATCGATTATGAAGCCAATCCGGATCCAACAGGCGACTGGTATCAAAAAGCGATGGGCATCGCCTCAAACCAGGGTGCCGGTCAGGGTGATGATGGTGAGGCTGACAATGTTCACATGGACAATATCAGAACCGATCTGTTAGGTTATGGTTATGATCCAGTAGATCAGATCTATGATCCGAGTGCCAGCTCAGCGCAGGTTACATCTGGTGTCAACGACGGACGCAGCTTGATCAATTATGTGGGACACGGTTCTACTTCATCCTGGTCCACCACAGGCTTTTCAAGCTCACAGGTAAACAGCCTAAATAATACCGGAAAATTACCAGTGATTGTCTCCGTGGCTTGCGTTAATGGAAATTTCCAATCCACTACCTGTTTTGCCGAAGCCTGGTTGAGGGCTGGATCTGCCAACGACCAAAAAGGAGCGGTGGCATTCTATGGTTCTTCGATTAATCAGGATTGGGCACCACCCATGAGTGCACAGGATGAATTTGTTGACCTGCTCATCGCTGATGATCCCCTGACCATCGGTGCCCTCATGTTTTCCGGATCAGCGCTGATGATCGATGAATATGGGAGCAGTGGTTTTGCAATGTATGCGACCTGGCATATTTTTGGTGATCCCAGTATGCCTCTGCGTACGCAAACACCTCAACCTTTTACAAAT